In Corvus moneduloides isolate bCorMon1 chromosome 3, bCorMon1.pri, whole genome shotgun sequence, one DNA window encodes the following:
- the GREM2 gene encoding gremlin-2: protein MIWKFALSVLLMAALVRVTDARKNRPAGAIPSPYKGSSSNHSERRQQLNKEVLASSQEALVVTERKYLKSDWCKTQPLRQTVSEEGCISRTIINRFCYGQCNSFYIPRHVKKEEESFQSCAFCKPHKVTSSTVQLECPELDPPFRLKKIQKVKQCRCMSVNLNGSGKL, encoded by the coding sequence ATGATTTGGAAATTTGCCTTGTCCGTTCTTCTGATGGCAGCGCTGGTTCGAGTGACGGACGCCAGGAAAAACCGGCCTGCAGGTGCCATTCCCTCCCCAtacaaaggcagcagcagcaaccactCGGAGCggaggcagcagctgaacaagGAGGTGTTGGCCTCCAGCCAGGAGGCCCTCGTGGTCACCGAGAGGAAGTACCTCAAGAGCGACTGGTGCAAGACGCAGCCGCTGCGGCAGACTGTCAGCGAGGAGGGCTGCATCAGCCGCACCATCATCAACCGCTTCTGCTACGGGCAGTGCAACTCCTTCTACATCCCGCGGCACgtgaaaaaggaggaggagtcCTTTCAGTCCTGTGCTTTCTGCAAGCCACACAAGGTCACCTCTTCGACTGTGCAGCTGGAGTGCCCTGAGCTGGACCCACCGTTCCGACTCAAGAAAATTCAGAAGGTCAAGCAGTGCCGGTGCATGTCTGTGAATCTAAATGGCTCAGGCAAACTGTGA